A section of the Campylobacter lanienae NCTC 13004 genome encodes:
- the luxS gene encoding S-ribosylhomocysteine lyase — protein sequence MPLLDSFCVDHTIMNAPGVRLAKVMKTPKGDDISVFDLRFCKPNVDILPERGIHTLEHLFAGFMRDHLNSNSVEIIDISPMGCRTGFYMSLIGTPKIDDVIEAWRLSMNDILSVKSQSDIPELNKFQCGTYKMHSLDEAKEIAQNILNSTISHIDNEAIKLDLNKIK from the coding sequence ATGCCATTACTTGATAGTTTTTGCGTAGATCATACTATTATGAACGCCCCAGGCGTTAGACTTGCTAAGGTGATGAAAACCCCAAAAGGCGATGATATCAGTGTTTTTGATTTGAGATTTTGTAAGCCAAATGTAGATATCTTGCCGGAGCGTGGGATTCACACGCTAGAGCATCTTTTTGCGGGTTTTATGAGAGATCATCTAAATTCAAATAGTGTTGAAATCATAGATATATCGCCGATGGGTTGTAGAACCGGATTTTATATGAGTCTCATCGGAACACCTAAAATAGATGATGTTATAGAAGCTTGGCGACTATCTATGAATGATATCCTATCTGTAAAAAGCCAAAGCGATATCCCGGAATTAAATAAATTTCAATGTGGAACATACAAAATGCACTCACTAGATGAAGCCAAAGAGATAGCACAAAATATCTTAAATTCAACCATCAGCCACATTGATAATGAAGCTATAAAATTAGATCTTAATAAAATTAAGTAA
- the fldA gene encoding flavodoxin FldA, which translates to MTAVIFGSSMGNAEEAANKIAANLGIDTVLNISETSADEINGFDKLIIGSSTWGSGDLQDDMDAFDFSELNLSGKTVALFGVGDSSSYDDTYCDALGILFEKCTELGANIVGATEAPKYDFKESRAARDGGFVGLALDFDNYGDEVDSRISNWCDQIRANFS; encoded by the coding sequence ATGACAGCAGTAATTTTTGGTAGTTCAATGGGAAACGCAGAAGAAGCAGCGAATAAAATCGCAGCAAATTTAGGCATCGATACAGTTTTAAATATATCTGAGACTTCAGCAGATGAGATCAATGGATTTGATAAATTAATAATCGGCTCATCAACTTGGGGAAGCGGTGATTTACAAGATGATATGGATGCTTTTGACTTTTCTGAGCTAAACTTAAGTGGCAAAACAGTTGCTTTATTTGGCGTTGGCGATAGCTCTAGCTATGATGATACATATTGCGATGCTTTGGGTATTTTGTTTGAAAAATGCACAGAATTAGGCGCAAATATCGTAGGTGCTACAGAGGCTCCAAAATATGATTTTAAAGAGTCAAGAGCAGCTAGAGATGGCGGATTTGTGGGCTTGGCGCTTGATTTTGATAATTATGGCGATGAAGTTGATTCTAGAATTTCAAATTGGTGCGACCAAATCAGAGCAAATTTTAGCTAA
- a CDS encoding DUF2325 domain-containing protein codes for MSVLVIGADEIAPIRAVLQGLGVSKIEHWDARNENRVNRKPIPQEVECVVMLTSFLNHNTMKKIKTQAKKRNIKLVCAKRSVSCVYCEYCKVFGLDREFKCER; via the coding sequence ATGTCAGTATTAGTAATAGGCGCAGATGAGATAGCACCGATTAGGGCAGTTTTACAAGGTTTAGGCGTTAGCAAGATAGAGCATTGGGATGCAAGAAACGAAAATAGAGTAAATCGCAAGCCCATACCTCAAGAGGTAGAATGCGTTGTAATGCTAACTAGTTTTTTAAATCATAACACGATGAAAAAGATAAAAACTCAAGCCAAAAAACGCAATATCAAGCTAGTTTGCGCTAAAAGAAGCGTGAGTTGTGTGTATTGCGAATATTGTAAAGTTTTTGGCTTAGATCGTGAATTTAAATGTGAAAGGTAA
- a CDS encoding 1-aminocyclopropane-1-carboxylate deaminase — MKIEPIYFKGRRFWILRDDLIRGEFNGNKARKLAYFLNLNPINRFISHGSSQSNAMYSISVLAKMRGVKFLYFTHHICDFLLKNPCGNYAAALKNGMEIHLSDNPSQSAKNECKYSQDIFIPEGVAMSEAELGFKEQAKIIMDFAKKNGIKFDIFLPSGTGCSAAFLAKNLDDMAVWTTPCVGDSDYLKREILSLDPFSKVNILNPPKKYHFGKIYAEIYAIYKELLDSCGVEFELLYDGVGWLTLMANLDIFKGEILYIHQGGMLGNITLLDRYRRKFDM; from the coding sequence GTGAAAATTGAGCCGATATATTTTAAAGGGCGTAGATTTTGGATTTTAAGAGATGATCTGATAAGAGGCGAATTTAATGGCAATAAAGCTAGAAAGCTTGCCTATTTTTTGAATTTAAATCCTATAAATAGATTTATCTCACACGGCTCAAGTCAGTCAAATGCTATGTACTCCATAAGCGTTTTAGCCAAGATGCGTGGGGTTAAATTTCTATATTTCACTCATCATATTTGTGATTTTTTGCTTAAAAATCCTTGCGGAAACTACGCCGCAGCATTAAAAAATGGTATGGAGATCCACCTTAGCGATAATCCCTCTCAATCAGCAAAAAATGAGTGTAAATATAGCCAAGATATCTTTATCCCAGAGGGCGTAGCGATGAGCGAAGCCGAGCTTGGATTTAAAGAGCAAGCTAAGATAATTATGGATTTTGCCAAAAAAAATGGCATAAAATTTGATATATTTTTGCCTAGCGGGACAGGGTGTAGTGCGGCATTTTTGGCAAAAAATTTAGATGATATGGCGGTTTGGACAACGCCTTGTGTAGGTGATAGCGACTATCTTAAAAGAGAGATTTTATCACTTGATCCATTTAGCAAGGTTAATATCCTAAATCCGCCCAAAAAATATCATTTTGGTAAAATTTATGCTGAAATTTATGCGATATATAAAGAGCTTTTAGATAGCTGTGGTGTGGAGTTTGAGCTATTGTATGATGGGGTTGGGTGGCTTACTTTGATGGCGAATTTAGATATATTTAAAGGCGAAATTCTCTATATCCATCAAGGCGGAATGCTGGGCAATATCACGCTTTTGGATAGATATAGGCGTAAATTTGATATGTGA
- a CDS encoding OmpA family protein — protein sequence MKIDISNDEKSSFWLSFAGLMTGLFFLFVLVVGVVVVRYSIFASELLYLQKDLNENITSLNAANKELKNKHDSINEFVNKLKANPDAATLDKLYKNLNQELAKSTTTINSSLDVISLKNDELITQIYTQDEQISNLKIEIEQKDSEIEILQKDLQSTKQSLETYTKIRENIGISLQSKLGSIAKIDPKNAEVTMSAAKIFNINSTAIRDDAKFDLRRIFKVYFDYILSPDIAKNIDKIIIECHTDSDGGYLHNLELSQKRALEIMKFAYATYKDSNLSKYLIAVGKSNSEIVLKDGVEDPVASFRVKIKFDLKDSQYFIEQVLN from the coding sequence ATGAAAATTGATATATCAAATGATGAAAAATCCAGCTTTTGGCTAAGCTTTGCTGGGTTGATGACGGGGCTGTTTTTTCTATTTGTGCTAGTAGTTGGAGTCGTGGTAGTAAGATACTCTATCTTTGCTTCTGAACTTCTATATCTACAAAAGGATTTAAACGAAAATATCACCTCTTTAAACGCTGCTAATAAAGAGCTAAAAAACAAACACGATAGTATAAATGAATTTGTAAATAAGCTCAAAGCAAACCCCGACGCCGCTACTTTGGATAAGCTTTATAAAAATTTAAATCAAGAACTAGCCAAATCCACAACCACCATAAATAGTAGCTTAGATGTTATTAGCCTAAAAAACGATGAATTGATAACTCAAATCTATACTCAAGATGAGCAAATCAGTAATCTAAAAATCGAAATAGAACAAAAAGATAGCGAGATAGAGATACTTCAAAAAGATCTACAATCTACGAAACAAAGCCTAGAAACCTACACTAAAATCAGAGAAAATATAGGAATCTCTCTACAAAGCAAATTAGGCTCTATAGCCAAAATAGATCCCAAAAATGCCGAAGTTACCATGAGTGCGGCTAAGATTTTTAATATTAATTCCACAGCTATTAGAGATGATGCTAAATTTGATTTAAGGCGAATTTTTAAGGTATATTTCGATTATATTCTCTCGCCAGATATCGCTAAAAATATTGATAAAATCATTATCGAATGCCACACAGATAGTGATGGAGGATATCTACATAATCTAGAATTATCACAAAAAAGAGCCTTAGAGATTATGAAATTTGCCTACGCAACCTACAAAGACTCAAATTTAAGCAAATATCTCATCGCAGTTGGTAAAAGCAATAGCGAAATAGTATTAAAAGATGGTGTAGAAGACCCTGTAGCCAGCTTTAGAGTTAAGATTAAATTTGATTTAAAAGACTCTCAATACTTTATTGAACAGGTTTTGAATTAG
- a CDS encoding MotA/TolQ/ExbB proton channel family protein yields MEKESELGEISLPEDGNRQSKLVYFKIVLLPVLIYVACLLCYFGVIKLDMGLDIVVIMGVMLVIALIFARHSAELGCCLFEQKKDLFKKELKNYIIKTLLTIGKDRKSNGSFDQFALKYSKDVRNDNYASVATGVFPMLGVFGTFISIAISMPTLSSADILALEGEITKLFAGIGSSFYICAYGIFLALWWIFFERFGISRFEKLIARQKNATIPFFWTSEEIQQRYMQETLGSFEKIGVIFDYVSKQEFFKELDNVIERKFDNFTKLLKTEEDAVKVSSEHIKQTMGMLIKSQRDQKDMIKIHAEIINVLNLFNSNIKELQIKWSENYTRLQSISDERVARLDKSVNDLGMNISKFERSLEEFSINILEKQQLALDGFKVAMIDGMQAFRYVFDEESTTKDNSSAIVEELKKSIQEIDNEANIALEKLENSDYESLSKSIENSQDENKTVNEKND; encoded by the coding sequence ATGGAAAAAGAGAGCGAACTAGGCGAGATATCTCTACCAGAAGATGGAAATAGGCAGAGTAAATTAGTATATTTTAAGATAGTTTTATTGCCAGTTTTGATTTATGTGGCTTGCTTGCTCTGTTATTTTGGAGTTATTAAGCTTGATATGGGACTTGATATTGTCGTGATTATGGGAGTTATGCTTGTGATTGCGTTGATTTTTGCTAGGCATAGTGCTGAGCTTGGGTGCTGTTTGTTTGAGCAAAAAAAGGATCTATTTAAAAAAGAGCTAAAAAACTACATTATCAAAACCCTTCTTACAATTGGCAAAGATAGAAAATCCAATGGTAGCTTCGATCAATTTGCTTTGAAATATTCAAAAGATGTTAGAAATGACAATTACGCCTCTGTAGCAACTGGGGTATTCCCTATGCTTGGGGTGTTTGGGACATTTATAAGCATTGCTATATCTATGCCAACGCTTAGCTCGGCTGATATTTTAGCTTTAGAAGGTGAGATTACAAAGCTATTTGCAGGGATTGGAAGTTCGTTTTATATCTGTGCTTATGGTATATTTTTGGCTCTTTGGTGGATATTTTTTGAGAGATTTGGTATTAGTAGATTTGAAAAGCTAATCGCCAGACAAAAAAACGCCACAATACCATTTTTTTGGACTTCAGAAGAGATACAGCAAAGATATATGCAAGAGACCTTAGGTAGCTTTGAAAAAATTGGCGTGATATTTGATTATGTTAGCAAACAGGAGTTTTTTAAAGAGTTAGATAATGTTATAGAGAGAAAATTTGATAATTTCACCAAACTTCTCAAAACAGAAGAAGACGCCGTCAAAGTAAGCAGTGAGCATATCAAACAGACAATGGGAATGCTTATTAAATCTCAAAGAGATCAAAAAGATATGATTAAAATTCACGCAGAAATTATCAATGTTTTAAATTTATTTAATAGCAATATAAAAGAGCTACAAATTAAATGGAGCGAAAACTATACAAGATTACAAAGTATCAGCGATGAGCGTGTAGCAAGACTCGATAAAAGTGTCAATGATTTGGGTATGAATATTAGTAAATTTGAGCGCTCATTAGAGGAATTTAGTATCAATATACTTGAAAAACAGCAACTCGCTCTTGATGGATTTAAGGTAGCTATGATAGATGGAATGCAGGCATTTAGATATGTTTTTGATGAAGAGAGCACTACTAAGGACAATAGCTCAGCTATCGTAGAAGAGCTGAAAAAAAGCATTCAAGAGATCGATAACGAAGCAAATATCGCCCTTGAAAAGCTAGAAAATAGCGATTATGAATCTCTATCAAAATCTATTGAAAATAGCCAAGACGAGAATAAAACCGTCAATGAGAAGAATGATTAA
- the fbaA gene encoding class II fructose-bisphosphate aldolase encodes MGVMDIVKPGVVWGDDLSKLYDYAKSEGFAIPAVNVVGSHSVNAVMEAAKIANSPVIIQFSNGGASYYAGKSCPNSDVLGAIAGAKHVHLLAQAYGVAVILHTDHAARKLLPWIDALIQASRENIKNCGVPLFSSHMLDLSEEPLDENIATCQEYLKSLSSLGIALEIELGVTGGEEDGVDNTNVDNALLYTQPEDVALAYETLGAISDKFSIAASFGNVHGVYKPGNVVLRPEILKNSQEYIKAKFNTTDNKPVNFVFHGGSGSELADIKAAVSYGVIKMNIDTDTQWAFWDGVREYEAKNHSYLQGQIGNPEGSDKPNKKYYDPRKWLRYGEESMVKRLLEAYENLNCMNKN; translated from the coding sequence ATGGGAGTAATGGATATCGTAAAACCTGGAGTAGTTTGGGGTGATGACCTTAGCAAATTATATGATTATGCTAAGAGCGAGGGCTTTGCTATTCCGGCGGTTAATGTCGTAGGAAGCCACTCTGTAAATGCCGTTATGGAAGCAGCCAAAATAGCAAATTCACCTGTAATTATACAATTTAGCAATGGTGGAGCAAGCTATTACGCTGGTAAATCATGCCCAAATAGCGATGTTTTAGGTGCGATAGCAGGGGCTAAGCATGTCCATTTATTGGCACAAGCTTATGGTGTTGCTGTGATTTTACACACTGATCACGCCGCTAGAAAGCTATTGCCATGGATAGATGCTTTGATCCAAGCTAGTCGTGAAAATATCAAAAATTGCGGTGTGCCGCTATTTAGCTCTCATATGCTTGATCTTAGCGAAGAGCCTTTGGATGAAAATATCGCAACTTGCCAAGAGTATTTAAAGAGTTTAAGTAGCCTTGGAATTGCACTTGAAATAGAGCTTGGCGTAACAGGTGGAGAAGAAGATGGAGTGGATAACACAAATGTAGATAATGCACTTTTATACACTCAACCCGAAGATGTAGCCTTAGCTTATGAAACTCTTGGGGCTATAAGTGATAAATTTAGCATTGCTGCTAGTTTTGGTAATGTCCATGGAGTCTATAAACCTGGTAATGTCGTGCTTAGACCAGAGATATTAAAAAATTCTCAAGAGTATATCAAGGCCAAATTCAACACAACTGACAATAAACCAGTAAATTTCGTATTTCATGGCGGTAGCGGTAGTGAGCTTGCTGATATCAAAGCAGCTGTGAGCTATGGCGTGATTAAGATGAATATCGATACTGATACTCAATGGGCTTTTTGGGATGGTGTGCGTGAATATGAAGCGAAAAATCATAGCTATTTACAAGGCCAAATTGGCAATCCAGAAGGTAGTGATAAGCCAAACAAGAAGTATTATGATCCTAGAAAATGGCTAAGATACGGCGAAGAAAGTATGGTAAAAAGGCTATTAGAAGCTTACGAAAATCTCAATTGTATGAATAAAAATTAA
- a CDS encoding peptidylprolyl isomerase, translating to MKKGLFLALSLAASMSLNAAVLASVNGKDIKEEDLAPLLGAHGSDFNKIPEQMKKQLIEMAINGELILEQAKKDGIDKTKEYKDALKFSEDNVLRNVWTQNEYKKIKISNADVKAFYEKNKDTIFVSPAQVKAKHILVGTQKEAEDIIAQLKGLKGDALTSKFSELAKTKSIDRGSAANGGELGWFDESRMVPAFSKAAFGLKNGAITIKPVKSEFGYHVILKEDSKAKTTVAYDKVKNNIEEQLRAEKFRGVMQDKMDKLRQGAKIEYK from the coding sequence ATGAAAAAAGGTCTATTTCTAGCTCTTAGCTTAGCAGCTAGTATGAGTCTAAACGCAGCGGTGCTTGCTAGTGTAAATGGTAAAGATATCAAAGAAGAAGATTTGGCTCCTTTATTAGGTGCTCACGGCAGTGATTTTAACAAAATCCCAGAGCAGATGAAAAAACAGCTAATAGAGATGGCTATCAATGGCGAATTAATCCTAGAACAAGCTAAAAAAGATGGAATAGATAAAACAAAAGAGTATAAAGATGCTTTGAAATTTAGCGAAGATAATGTATTAAGAAATGTATGGACACAAAACGAATATAAAAAAATCAAAATATCAAACGCTGATGTAAAGGCATTTTATGAAAAAAACAAAGACACAATTTTTGTAAGCCCAGCACAAGTCAAAGCAAAACATATCCTAGTAGGAACACAAAAAGAAGCTGAAGATATAATCGCTCAATTAAAAGGGCTAAAAGGTGATGCTTTGACATCTAAATTTAGTGAATTAGCTAAAACTAAATCAATAGATAGAGGAAGTGCTGCTAATGGTGGTGAGCTAGGTTGGTTTGATGAGTCAAGAATGGTGCCAGCATTTAGCAAGGCTGCTTTTGGCTTAAAAAATGGAGCAATTACTATAAAACCAGTTAAAAGCGAATTTGGCTATCATGTAATCTTAAAAGAGGATTCAAAAGCTAAAACCACAGTAGCTTACGATAAGGTTAAAAACAACATTGAAGAGCAGTTAAGAGCTGAAAAATTCAGAGGTGTAATGCAAGATAAAATGGATAAGTTAAGACAAGGCGCAAAGATAGAATACAAATAA
- the nth gene encoding endonuclease III: MRSKRDIDRIKALFLEHFSGAKTELHFRNLYELLVAVMLSAQCTDKRVNLITPALFREYPDIKALANANLMSLKLLINSCSFFNNKAVNLIKMANSVMSDFNGEIPLDEKSLVKLAGVGQKTAHVVLIEYQEANLMAVDTHVFRVSHRLGLSTAKTPQATEIDLVKAFKTNLNTLHQAMVLHGRYTCKAIKPKCDECFLKELCRAKI, encoded by the coding sequence ATGAGAAGTAAAAGAGATATAGATAGGATTAAGGCTCTATTTTTAGAGCATTTTAGTGGTGCGAAGACGGAGCTACATTTTCGTAATTTATATGAGCTTTTAGTGGCTGTGATGCTATCAGCGCAATGTACTGATAAGAGAGTGAATTTGATAACTCCGGCGCTTTTTAGAGAGTATCCAGATATAAAAGCCTTGGCAAATGCTAATCTAATGAGCCTAAAACTCCTTATAAATAGTTGTAGTTTTTTTAATAACAAAGCTGTGAATTTAATCAAGATGGCAAATTCAGTTATGAGTGATTTTAATGGTGAAATTCCACTTGATGAAAAGAGCTTAGTCAAGCTAGCAGGCGTGGGACAAAAGACTGCTCATGTAGTATTGATAGAGTATCAAGAGGCAAATTTAATGGCTGTGGATACTCATGTTTTTAGGGTATCGCATAGGCTTGGGCTAAGCACTGCTAAAACCCCGCAAGCTACAGAGATAGATCTAGTAAAGGCATTTAAAACGAATTTAAACACACTTCATCAAGCTATGGTATTACATGGTCGCTACACTTGTAAAGCTATAAAGCCCAAATGCGATGAGTGCTTTTTAAAAGAGCTGTGTAGAGCTAAGATATAA